A single genomic interval of Streptomyces sp. BA2 harbors:
- a CDS encoding DUF3046 domain-containing protein has protein sequence MRLTVFWERMADHFGQGYADSFARDHVMAELGGRTVHQALDAGWDAKDVWRAVCAAMDVPAERR, from the coding sequence ATGCGGTTGACGGTTTTCTGGGAGCGGATGGCGGACCACTTCGGACAGGGGTACGCCGACTCGTTCGCTCGCGATCACGTGATGGCCGAGCTCGGCGGGCGCACGGTGCATCAGGCACTGGACGCGGGCTGGGACGCCAAGGACGTCTGGCGCGCTGTGTGCGCTGCCATGGACGTACCTGCCGAAAGGCGCTGA
- a CDS encoding AI-2E family transporter has product MASTDETAQVTQDVAPLGTTPPAQPPSGAETGRAASMPRWLPRAMVLALALIACFQLGSWAFHQLTGLLINVLIAFFLALAVEPAVSWMAARGLRRGFATFLVFLGVLIVSAGFITLMGSMLAGQIVDMVEDFPEYLDDVISWINQTFHTELSRVEIQDSLVHSDWLQKYVQNSASGVLDVSAQVLGGLFQLLTVLLFSFYFAADGPRLRRALCSVLPPARQAEVLRAWEIAVDKTGGYIYSRGLMALISGVAHYILLQVLSVPYAPVLAVWVGLVSQFIPTIGTYLAGALPMLIAFTVDPWFALWVLLFVVVYQQFENYVLQPKLTAKSVDIHPAVAFGSVIAGTALLGAVGALISIPAIATLQAFLGAYVKRYDVTDDPRVHGHRRKGGASVLTRVRRALRGPNRPGAASEAEVAAEEASGPEPGSGERR; this is encoded by the coding sequence GTGGCATCGACAGACGAGACCGCGCAGGTCACTCAGGACGTAGCTCCGCTCGGCACGACGCCGCCGGCCCAGCCCCCGAGCGGGGCGGAGACCGGGCGGGCCGCCAGCATGCCGCGCTGGCTGCCGCGCGCCATGGTGCTCGCCCTCGCGCTCATCGCCTGTTTCCAGCTGGGCAGTTGGGCCTTCCACCAGCTGACCGGGCTGCTGATCAACGTCCTGATCGCGTTCTTCCTGGCGCTCGCGGTCGAGCCCGCGGTGAGCTGGATGGCCGCGCGCGGGCTGCGCAGGGGCTTCGCCACCTTCCTGGTCTTCCTCGGTGTCCTGATCGTGAGCGCCGGTTTCATCACGCTCATGGGGTCGATGCTCGCGGGCCAGATCGTGGACATGGTCGAGGACTTCCCCGAGTACCTCGACGATGTCATCAGCTGGATCAACCAGACGTTCCACACGGAGCTCTCCCGGGTCGAGATCCAGGACAGCCTGGTCCACTCGGACTGGCTGCAGAAGTACGTGCAGAACAGCGCCAGCGGCGTCCTGGACGTGTCGGCGCAGGTTCTCGGAGGTCTCTTCCAGCTCCTGACGGTCCTGCTGTTCTCGTTCTACTTCGCGGCCGACGGCCCCCGGCTGCGGCGTGCGCTCTGCTCGGTGCTGCCGCCCGCCCGCCAGGCCGAAGTGCTCCGCGCCTGGGAGATCGCGGTCGACAAGACCGGCGGCTACATCTACTCGCGCGGTCTGATGGCGCTGATCTCCGGAGTCGCGCACTACATCCTGCTGCAGGTCCTCAGCGTGCCGTACGCGCCCGTGCTCGCGGTGTGGGTCGGGCTCGTCTCGCAGTTCATCCCCACCATCGGCACGTATCTGGCGGGCGCGCTGCCGATGCTGATCGCCTTCACGGTCGATCCCTGGTTCGCGCTGTGGGTGCTGCTCTTCGTCGTGGTCTACCAGCAGTTCGAGAACTACGTCCTGCAGCCCAAGCTCACCGCCAAGAGCGTGGACATCCACCCGGCGGTCGCCTTCGGGTCGGTCATTGCGGGCACGGCGCTCCTCGGAGCGGTCGGCGCCCTGATCTCCATCCCGGCGATCGCGACCCTGCAGGCCTTCCTGGGGGCGTACGTGAAGCGGTACGACGTCACGGACGACCCGCGTGTCCACGGACACAGGCGCAAGGGCGGAGCGTCCGTCCTCACGCGCGTGAGGCGTGCTCTGCGGGGGCCGAACCGGCCGGGGGCGGCGTCGGAGGCCGAGGTCGCGGCGGAGGAGGCTTCGGGTCCGGAGCCGGGCTCGGGCGAGCGCCGGTAG
- the recA gene encoding recombinase RecA — MAGTDREKALEAALAQIERQFGKGAVMRMGERPNDPIEVIPTGSTALDVALGVGGIPRGRVVEVYGPESSGKTTLTLHAVANAQRAGGAVAFVDAEHALDPEYAKKLGVDIDNLILSQPDNGEQALEIVDMLVRSGALDLIVIDSVAALVPRAEIEGEMGDSHVGLQARLMSQALRKITSALNQSKTTAIFINQLREKIGVMFGSPETTTGGRALKFYASVRLDIRRIETLKDGTDAVGNRTRVKVVKNKVAPPFKQAEFDILYGQGISREGGLIDMGVENGFVRKAGAWYTYEGDQLGQGKENARNFLKDNPDLANEIERKIKEKLGVGVKPQAEEPTADPGKEAAGAAAEDAAKTVPAPAAKATKPKAAAAKS, encoded by the coding sequence ATGGCAGGAACCGACCGCGAGAAGGCGCTCGAAGCCGCGCTCGCACAGATTGAACGGCAATTCGGCAAGGGCGCAGTGATGCGCATGGGCGAGCGGCCGAACGACCCCATCGAGGTCATCCCCACCGGGTCGACCGCGCTCGACGTCGCGCTCGGCGTCGGCGGCATCCCGCGCGGCCGTGTGGTGGAGGTGTACGGACCGGAGTCCTCCGGTAAGACGACGCTGACGCTGCACGCCGTGGCGAACGCACAGCGCGCGGGCGGCGCCGTCGCCTTCGTGGACGCCGAGCACGCACTCGACCCCGAGTACGCGAAGAAGCTGGGCGTCGACATCGACAACCTGATCCTGTCCCAGCCGGACAACGGCGAGCAGGCTCTGGAGATCGTCGACATGCTGGTCCGCTCCGGCGCGCTCGACCTGATCGTCATCGACTCCGTCGCGGCCCTGGTGCCGCGCGCGGAGATCGAGGGTGAGATGGGCGACTCGCACGTGGGTCTGCAGGCCCGCCTGATGAGCCAGGCGCTCCGGAAGATCACCAGCGCGCTCAACCAGTCCAAGACCACCGCGATCTTCATCAACCAGCTCCGCGAGAAGATCGGCGTGATGTTCGGCTCGCCGGAGACCACGACCGGTGGCCGCGCGCTGAAGTTCTACGCCTCGGTGCGGCTCGACATCCGCCGGATCGAGACCCTGAAGGACGGCACGGACGCGGTCGGCAACCGCACCCGCGTCAAGGTCGTCAAGAACAAGGTCGCGCCGCCCTTCAAGCAGGCCGAGTTCGACATCCTCTACGGCCAGGGCATCAGCCGCGAGGGCGGCCTGATCGACATGGGCGTGGAGAACGGCTTCGTCCGCAAGGCAGGCGCCTGGTACACGTACGAGGGCGACCAGCTCGGCCAGGGCAAGGAGAACGCCCGCAACTTCCTGAAGGACAACCCCGATCTCGCCAACGAGATCGAGAGGAAGATCAAGGAGAAGCTGGGCGTCGGCGTGAAGCCGCAGGCCGAGGAGCCGACCGCCGACCCGGGTAAGGAAGCGGCGGGCGCGGCGGCTGAGGACGCAGCCAAGACGGTGCCCGCCCCGGCGGCCAAGGCCACCAAGCCCAAGGCCGCCGCGGCCAAGAGCTGA
- the recX gene encoding recombination regulator RecX: MTRRTDWADQITPEHHTDPAGRGLADGADQGGTGQEGDGTGFRGGGGRRGRRRRGGFGEGRGGGSQDSGPPSSSRAEKGEPPTADPGERARAICLRLLTGTPRTRKQLADALRKRDIPEDVAEEVLTRFEEVGLINDGAFAGAWVESRHHGRGLARRALAQELRTKGVDATLIEEAVGQLDSEQEEATARELVARKLRATRGLDRDKRLRRLAGMLARKGYSEGLALRIVRQAIEEEGEDAGDLEYDGD, translated from the coding sequence ATGACGCGGCGCACGGACTGGGCGGACCAGATCACTCCCGAGCACCACACCGACCCCGCGGGCCGAGGCCTCGCGGACGGTGCGGATCAGGGTGGCACCGGCCAGGAGGGCGACGGCACCGGCTTCCGCGGGGGCGGCGGCCGGAGGGGGCGCCGACGGCGTGGCGGCTTCGGCGAAGGCCGAGGCGGCGGTTCACAGGACAGCGGCCCCCCTTCCTCGTCGAGGGCCGAGAAGGGGGAGCCGCCGACAGCGGATCCGGGTGAGCGGGCGCGGGCGATCTGTCTGCGGCTGCTCACCGGGACCCCGCGCACGCGCAAACAGCTGGCGGACGCGCTGCGCAAGCGGGACATCCCGGAGGACGTGGCGGAGGAAGTGCTGACCCGCTTCGAAGAGGTCGGCCTGATCAACGACGGCGCCTTCGCGGGCGCGTGGGTGGAGTCCCGGCACCACGGCCGGGGCCTGGCCCGACGGGCGCTCGCGCAGGAGCTGCGTACGAAGGGCGTGGACGCCACGCTGATCGAGGAGGCCGTCGGACAGCTCGACTCGGAGCAGGAGGAGGCGACGGCACGCGAGCTCGTCGCCCGCAAGCTCCGCGCCACGCGGGGCCTCGACCGCGACAAGCGGCTGCGCCGCCTCGCGGGCATGCTCGCCCGCAAGGGCTACTCGGAAGGCCTGGCGCTCCGGATCGTTCGGCAGGCCATCGAGGAAGAGGGCGAGGACGCGGGGGACTTGGAGTACGACGGGGACTGA
- a CDS encoding ArsR/SmtB family transcription factor: MAKEPGTTGAPEDSTDGAREDSIDGAPEELSDLRVLKALAQPRRQQMLQHLTVHGPATSATLARALGLNTGATSYHLRELARYGFVEETEGTGHARERWWRAIPGDRRFPPRSKQNVETRLVMNELNHLSYAADLELFEQLQRDAGDTDAVGAELGEWADAFPYSRGTIRLTLPELREFFEEYIALLNRYKRPDAETPADARTVLTRLLAFPAPTPAPPPSPSRFPSHFPSPSSEPEATS, encoded by the coding sequence ATGGCAAAGGAACCCGGCACGACCGGCGCCCCCGAGGACTCCACCGATGGCGCCCGGGAGGACTCCATCGACGGTGCTCCGGAGGAGCTGAGCGACCTCCGTGTCCTCAAGGCGCTCGCACAACCCCGGCGTCAGCAGATGTTGCAGCACCTCACCGTGCACGGCCCGGCCACCTCCGCGACCCTCGCCAGGGCGCTCGGCCTCAACACCGGGGCCACCAGCTACCACCTGCGCGAGCTCGCCCGGTACGGCTTCGTAGAGGAGACCGAGGGCACGGGCCACGCCCGCGAACGCTGGTGGCGCGCGATCCCCGGCGACCGGCGCTTCCCGCCGCGCAGCAAGCAGAACGTCGAGACGCGGCTCGTCATGAACGAGTTGAACCATCTCTCGTACGCCGCCGACCTGGAGCTCTTCGAGCAGCTGCAGCGAGACGCTGGCGACACCGACGCCGTCGGCGCCGAACTCGGTGAGTGGGCCGACGCGTTTCCGTACTCCCGCGGCACCATCCGGCTGACGCTCCCCGAACTCCGCGAGTTCTTCGAGGAGTACATCGCCCTGCTCAACCGCTACAAGCGCCCCGACGCCGAGACCCCGGCCGACGCCCGCACCGTACTCACCCGGCTCCTGGCCTTCCCCGCACCCACCCCCGCTCCTCCACCCTCCCCCTCCCGCTTCCCCTCCCACTTCCCCTCCCCCTCCTCCGAGCCCGAGGCGACATCATGA
- a CDS encoding FtsX-like permease family protein has product MMLRYALQTVRDRKGGFLGAFLALMCAAALITACGTLLETGLRGTIKTERYAAAPVIVSADQNVHQTTVKHKKGKTKVKHKAKPIAERAWLSDDIAHKLTGVPGVGEVIPELTFLAAPLTPAAGDLTDKPAYGHAWESAALTPFRLVEGEAPRAPGDLVIDRGLAGRAHLKTGDRLTVQSTQAPRSYRITGVAAPSEGALAHQTSLFFSTGEAERLAAHPGKITTLGVVPTEGTGTGELKKRVTDALAGTKAQVSTGDDRGPVEFLDAAGARIKLVSMGGAMGGTSLLVAVLVVVGTFALSVQQRHRELALLRAIAATPKQIRGLLSREALVVGAAAGVIGSLAGIPLGGWLHGRFVDMGAVPATLERTVSVFPLFAAVAATLLGAWAAARLSARRIARIRPAEALAEARVERTRPPWSRIVAGLFLLAGGAVLVALLSVLRTEPASTPVTFLTVVVLSSAIALLGPLVVRAAAAVLRVPLRLSGPGGRLAHANLRGNAARMAAAVTPLALLTGMTCTVLFVQPTLGDAARTQAREGIRADWVLAAQGPGVPAEAARKLRTTEGVEAATEVVRTTVRVGLDKYPAQGVSTAGLTRTWDPDVTAGSLKGFGRASVAVSELAADQLGLRPGSTLKLTLGDGTKTTLKVSAVYARGLGFGDLTMAHDLVARHVDNPLAATVLIKSDRTQEQLAAGVAKFPGVRVLSPAAVDNVQAERQQANAEVNYLAMGLILAFTAIAVVNTLAMSVSERIREFAMLRLAGASRRQVLGMLRTEALSVLLIGTALGSGIALAVLTAFSVGMTGSAAPSITPLVYVSVVAVAALLALTATALPGRAALKPRPVTVATAKE; this is encoded by the coding sequence ATGATGCTGCGCTACGCACTGCAGACAGTCCGCGACCGCAAGGGCGGATTCCTCGGCGCCTTCCTGGCGTTGATGTGCGCGGCAGCGCTCATCACGGCCTGCGGCACCCTCCTGGAGACCGGCCTGCGCGGCACCATCAAGACCGAGCGCTACGCCGCCGCCCCCGTGATCGTCTCCGCCGACCAGAACGTCCACCAGACCACCGTCAAGCACAAGAAGGGCAAGACCAAGGTCAAGCACAAGGCCAAGCCGATCGCCGAGCGGGCCTGGCTGTCGGACGACATCGCGCACAAGCTCACGGGCGTCCCTGGCGTCGGCGAGGTCATACCCGAACTCACGTTCCTCGCGGCGCCGTTGACCCCCGCGGCCGGAGACCTCACCGACAAGCCCGCGTACGGCCACGCCTGGGAGTCGGCCGCGCTGACCCCCTTCCGCCTCGTCGAGGGCGAGGCCCCGCGCGCACCCGGCGACCTCGTCATCGACCGCGGCCTCGCCGGGCGCGCCCATCTCAAGACCGGCGACCGCCTCACCGTCCAGTCGACACAGGCCCCGCGCTCCTACCGCATCACCGGGGTAGCCGCCCCCTCCGAAGGCGCCCTCGCCCACCAGACGTCCCTCTTCTTCTCCACCGGAGAGGCGGAGCGGCTCGCCGCGCACCCCGGCAAGATCACCACCCTCGGCGTCGTACCGACCGAGGGCACCGGGACGGGAGAGCTCAAGAAGCGGGTCACAGACGCCCTCGCCGGTACGAAGGCACAGGTCAGCACAGGCGACGACCGTGGCCCCGTGGAGTTCCTCGACGCGGCGGGCGCCCGCATCAAGCTGGTCAGCATGGGCGGCGCGATGGGCGGCACCTCTCTCCTCGTCGCCGTCCTCGTGGTCGTCGGCACCTTCGCCCTCTCCGTGCAGCAGCGCCACCGTGAACTCGCCCTGCTCCGCGCCATCGCCGCCACCCCGAAGCAGATCCGGGGGCTCCTCAGCCGTGAGGCCCTGGTCGTCGGAGCGGCCGCGGGCGTCATCGGTTCGCTCGCCGGAATCCCGCTCGGCGGCTGGCTGCACGGCAGGTTCGTGGACATGGGCGCCGTCCCCGCCACCCTTGAGCGGACCGTGAGCGTCTTCCCGCTCTTCGCCGCTGTGGCCGCGACGCTGCTCGGCGCCTGGGCCGCAGCTCGCCTCTCGGCCCGCCGCATCGCCCGTATCCGCCCGGCCGAGGCCCTGGCCGAAGCACGTGTCGAGCGCACCCGGCCGCCGTGGAGCCGCATCGTCGCGGGTCTCTTCCTCCTCGCCGGAGGCGCCGTCCTTGTCGCCCTGCTCAGCGTGCTGCGCACCGAGCCCGCGTCGACTCCCGTGACGTTTCTGACCGTGGTCGTCCTCTCCTCGGCAATCGCGCTCCTCGGCCCGCTCGTGGTCAGGGCGGCGGCTGCCGTGCTCCGCGTCCCGCTGCGGCTCTCCGGCCCCGGTGGCCGCCTCGCGCACGCCAACCTCCGCGGCAACGCGGCCCGGATGGCGGCAGCCGTCACCCCGCTCGCCCTCCTCACCGGCATGACCTGCACCGTCCTGTTCGTCCAGCCCACCCTCGGCGACGCTGCCCGCACGCAGGCCCGCGAGGGCATCCGCGCCGACTGGGTTCTGGCGGCGCAGGGCCCTGGCGTTCCGGCCGAGGCCGCGCGGAAGCTGCGTACGACCGAGGGCGTCGAGGCCGCCACCGAGGTCGTCCGCACCACCGTGCGCGTCGGACTCGACAAGTACCCGGCGCAGGGCGTCAGTACGGCCGGGCTCACCCGCACCTGGGACCCGGACGTGACCGCCGGATCCCTGAAGGGCTTCGGCAGGGCAAGCGTCGCCGTCAGCGAACTGGCCGCCGACCAGCTCGGCTTGAGGCCCGGCAGCACCCTGAAGCTCACGCTCGGCGACGGCACGAAGACCACGCTCAAGGTCAGCGCCGTGTACGCGCGCGGGCTCGGGTTCGGGGATCTGACCATGGCGCACGACCTGGTCGCCCGCCACGTCGACAACCCGCTCGCCGCCACGGTCCTGATCAAGAGCGACCGTACACAGGAACAACTCGCGGCAGGTGTCGCGAAGTTCCCGGGCGTGCGGGTTCTCTCCCCGGCTGCCGTCGACAACGTCCAGGCCGAGCGCCAGCAGGCGAACGCCGAGGTGAACTACCTGGCCATGGGCCTCATCCTGGCCTTCACCGCGATCGCCGTCGTCAACACCCTCGCCATGTCGGTCTCCGAGCGCATCCGTGAGTTCGCGATGCTGCGTCTCGCGGGCGCGAGCCGCCGCCAGGTCCTGGGCATGCTGCGCACCGAGGCGCTGTCCGTCCTGCTCATCGGCACGGCCCTCGGCAGCGGTATCGCGCTCGCTGTCCTGACCGCCTTCAGCGTCGGCATGACAGGCAGCGCCGCACCGTCGATCACTCCCTTGGTGTACGTCTCCGTGGTGGCCGTCGCGGCTCTTCTCGCCCTCACCGCGACCGCGCTCCCTGGCCGCGCCGCCCTCAAGCCGCGTCCCGTCACGGTGGCGACGGCCAAGGAGTGA
- a CDS encoding rhodanese-like domain-containing protein, with translation MSERPVGIDELLERARLDLDRLTPEQARDTATAGGLLVDIRYAALRERDGLIPGALVVERNELEWRLDPQGSHRAAEAVGHDLRVVVICNEGYASSLAAVSLRQLGLRHATDLIGGFQAWKAAGLPVTAGLPVTAGLPATAAFPASG, from the coding sequence GTGAGTGAACGCCCCGTCGGCATCGATGAGCTGCTCGAACGTGCCCGGCTCGACCTCGACCGTCTTACTCCGGAGCAGGCGCGTGACACCGCCACTGCGGGGGGACTTCTGGTCGACATCCGGTACGCCGCCCTGCGCGAGCGCGACGGTCTGATCCCCGGGGCCCTCGTCGTCGAGCGCAACGAGCTGGAGTGGCGCCTGGACCCGCAGGGCAGCCACCGCGCCGCGGAGGCCGTCGGCCACGACCTGCGGGTCGTCGTGATCTGCAACGAGGGCTACGCGTCGAGCCTCGCGGCCGTGTCCTTGCGGCAGTTGGGGCTGCGGCACGCGACCGACCTCATCGGCGGATTCCAGGCGTGGAAGGCCGCCGGACTCCCGGTCACCGCCGGGCTCCCGGTCACCGCCGGACTCCCTGCCACCGCCGCCTTCCCCGCCTCGGGCTGA
- a CDS encoding cysteine dioxygenase has translation MSASVFTAPASTAVSDPTAAELLEFVRRSAADPELIASLPLDPEGRTWVRLEGPGGSEAWLIGWPPGTGTGWHDHAESVGAFLTAAGTLKENSLAARLPTDGWKTLELSEGVDRERELTVGKGRAFGQNHVHEVLNESTSEHAVSVHAYYPPLPRIRRYSRTGAVLRLESVERPEDWQ, from the coding sequence GTGTCTGCCTCTGTCTTCACCGCGCCTGCCTCCACGGCGGTGTCCGATCCCACCGCCGCCGAACTCCTCGAGTTCGTACGCCGTAGCGCCGCCGACCCCGAGCTCATCGCCTCACTGCCGCTCGACCCCGAGGGCCGCACCTGGGTGCGCCTCGAAGGGCCCGGTGGCAGCGAGGCCTGGCTGATCGGCTGGCCGCCGGGCACCGGCACCGGCTGGCACGACCACGCGGAGTCGGTCGGTGCCTTCCTCACCGCTGCCGGCACCCTCAAGGAGAACTCGCTCGCCGCCCGGCTGCCCACCGACGGCTGGAAGACCCTGGAGCTGTCCGAAGGGGTGGACCGTGAGCGGGAGTTGACGGTCGGCAAGGGCAGGGCATTCGGCCAGAACCACGTGCATGAAGTTCTGAACGAGTCCACGAGCGAGCACGCCGTCTCCGTGCACGCCTACTATCCGCCGCTGCCGCGCATCCGCCGCTACAGCCGTACGGGCGCCGTCCTGCGCCTGGAGTCCGTGGAGCGCCCGGAGGACTGGCAGTGA
- a CDS encoding putative leader peptide, which yields MTDTDVRLWRRVHMDLVRYAGCVCRPSC from the coding sequence GTGACTGACACCGATGTGCGCCTGTGGCGGAGGGTCCATATGGACCTCGTCCGCTATGCGGGCTGCGTGTGTCGTCCGTCCTGCTGA
- a CDS encoding FAD-dependent monooxygenase, whose translation MDPVIVVGAGPVGLTLALALARHSVPTVVLDEGPGKDEQRPARTVILRDDTAALMERLAGHSFGDQESGARWLGWRSLRRKQLMRELTFSDEVPSPLHVPQHVLTGALRAAIADERLVKVAVESKLDSLEQDAGGLTAHTRGPKDTWWRGSYLAGCDGPRSTVRKLLDVRFPGRTAVERHAVAALRTELPGPGEALLHRAPPWRHGGAEVTGRPLAGGVWRLDWLLPPRGELVTPDALVVRIRETLAGWCGGSTPPYELLDTGVHTVHHRLARRWRVGRAFLAGDAAHLLGALGTQGLDEGLRDADNLAWKLAIAWHHGAHDALLDSYQAERRASVAARLRAADQSLPILRGGKGLRSYVPGSARGHDTLLTDGHVGRGPLGAPGSYADSPLAPPLSESEVAVGTEPGAPVSDVPVTAPDGSFVRLRDRLGVGQLLVVLVAPGTVVWERRHWVTAGIMPRLAAAVTALPHPAELLVAESYPGAPAHSVLLIRPDGHLVTALGGVRPAELYTAAEAALGGAAPKRRTDSAKTTEKAESTAVVSRPTTQ comes from the coding sequence GTGGACCCGGTGATCGTCGTCGGCGCGGGTCCCGTGGGGCTCACGCTCGCCCTGGCTCTCGCGCGGCACTCCGTACCCACCGTCGTACTCGACGAAGGGCCCGGCAAGGACGAGCAGCGGCCCGCGCGGACCGTCATCCTGCGGGATGACACCGCGGCCCTCATGGAGCGGCTCGCCGGTCACTCGTTCGGTGACCAGGAGTCGGGTGCGCGGTGGCTCGGCTGGCGGTCTCTGCGGCGCAAGCAGCTGATGCGGGAGCTCACGTTCAGTGATGAGGTGCCCTCCCCCCTTCATGTGCCCCAGCACGTGCTGACCGGGGCCCTGCGTGCCGCCATCGCCGACGAGCGGCTCGTCAAGGTCGCCGTCGAGAGCAAGCTCGATTCCCTGGAGCAGGACGCCGGCGGACTGACCGCCCACACGCGCGGGCCCAAGGACACCTGGTGGCGCGGCAGTTATCTGGCGGGCTGCGACGGGCCGCGCTCGACGGTGCGCAAACTCCTCGACGTCCGCTTCCCGGGGCGTACGGCCGTCGAGCGACACGCCGTGGCCGCTCTGCGCACGGAACTTCCGGGGCCCGGCGAGGCGTTGTTGCATCGTGCGCCTCCGTGGCGCCACGGAGGCGCAGAGGTGACGGGCCGTCCGCTCGCCGGCGGGGTGTGGCGGCTCGACTGGCTGCTGCCGCCACGCGGCGAGCTCGTGACGCCCGACGCCCTCGTGGTGCGCATCCGCGAGACCCTCGCGGGCTGGTGCGGCGGCTCCACGCCGCCGTACGAACTGCTCGACACGGGCGTGCACACCGTCCACCACCGCCTGGCCCGCCGGTGGCGGGTCGGCCGTGCCTTCCTCGCGGGCGACGCCGCCCATCTGCTCGGCGCGCTCGGTACGCAAGGGCTCGACGAAGGGCTGCGGGACGCGGACAACCTCGCCTGGAAGCTGGCGATTGCCTGGCACCACGGCGCGCACGACGCCCTGCTCGACAGCTATCAGGCCGAGCGGCGGGCCAGTGTCGCCGCACGCCTGCGCGCCGCCGACCAGTCGCTGCCGATACTGCGGGGCGGCAAAGGCCTGCGCTCCTATGTGCCGGGGTCTGCGCGCGGGCACGACACGCTCCTCACCGACGGCCATGTGGGGCGCGGGCCCCTCGGAGCCCCCGGATCGTACGCGGACTCGCCGCTGGCGCCCCCGCTGTCCGAGTCCGAGGTGGCCGTGGGCACGGAGCCGGGCGCGCCCGTGTCCGACGTACCGGTGACGGCGCCCGACGGGTCCTTCGTGCGGCTGCGCGACCGGCTCGGCGTGGGACAGCTGCTCGTCGTCCTTGTCGCGCCCGGCACGGTGGTGTGGGAGCGGCGCCACTGGGTGACGGCCGGGATCATGCCCCGGCTCGCCGCCGCCGTCACGGCGCTGCCGCACCCGGCGGAACTCCTCGTAGCGGAGAGTTACCCAGGAGCCCCCGCGCACTCGGTGCTGCTCATCCGCCCGGACGGTCACTTGGTCACCGCCCTCGGCGGGGTGCGCCCCGCCGAGCTGTATACGGCGGCCGAGGCGGCTCTCGGCGGGGCGGCTCCGAAGCGGCGTACGGACAGCGCGAAGACTACGGAGAAGGCCGAGAGCACGGCCGTCGTGAGCCGGCCGACCACACAGTGA
- a CDS encoding amino acid ABC transporter permease, which yields MTSVLYDAPGPRAKRRNILYSIVFLAALAAVVYWVYAKLDEKNQLDWVKWKPFFTDARAWETYIWPGLENTLMAAAFAMLIALPLGAFFGISRLSDHLAIRLPAGGVVEFFRAIPVLILMLFADAAYSEFTDISSEDRPLYAVVTGLVLYNASVLAEIVRAGILSLPKGQSEAAMAIGMRKGQVMRSVLLPQSVTAMLPAIVSQLVVIVKDTALGGALLTFSELLASVRPMSAAYGANTIASFTIVALIYIAINFALTTFASWLEGRLRRGKKSTGAVVPAAAVNGTAATGGGGNPLGGV from the coding sequence ATGACTTCCGTTCTGTACGACGCTCCGGGGCCCCGCGCCAAGCGGCGGAACATCCTGTACTCGATAGTGTTCCTGGCCGCCCTGGCTGCCGTGGTCTATTGGGTGTACGCCAAGCTGGACGAGAAGAACCAGCTCGACTGGGTGAAGTGGAAGCCCTTCTTCACTGATGCCCGGGCATGGGAGACGTACATTTGGCCGGGGCTCGAGAACACCCTCATGGCCGCGGCGTTCGCCATGCTGATCGCTCTCCCGCTGGGTGCGTTCTTCGGTATCTCCCGGCTCTCCGATCACCTGGCGATTCGCCTACCGGCCGGCGGCGTCGTGGAGTTCTTCCGCGCGATCCCGGTGCTGATTCTGATGCTCTTCGCCGACGCGGCGTACTCCGAGTTCACGGATATCAGCTCGGAAGACCGCCCGCTCTACGCCGTCGTCACCGGCCTGGTGCTCTACAACGCGTCGGTTCTCGCGGAGATCGTGCGGGCGGGCATTCTGTCCCTGCCCAAGGGGCAGTCCGAAGCCGCCATGGCCATCGGCATGCGCAAGGGACAGGTCATGCGGTCCGTGCTGCTCCCGCAGTCGGTCACCGCCATGCTGCCCGCGATCGTCAGCCAGCTGGTGGTCATCGTGAAGGACACCGCGCTCGGCGGCGCGCTGCTCACCTTCTCGGAGCTGCTGGCATCGGTCCGGCCGATGAGTGCCGCGTACGGCGCGAACACCATCGCCAGCTTCACCATCGTCGCCCTCATCTACATCGCCATCAACTTCGCGCTGACGACGTTCGCTTCCTGGCTCGAAGGCCGGCTGCGGCGCGGCAAGAAGTCGACGGGGGCGGTGGTTCCCGCGGCGGCGGTCAACGGAACCGCGGCCACCGGAGGCGGAGGCAACCCATTGGGCGGGGTTTGA